A genomic region of Oryza glaberrima chromosome 1, OglaRS2, whole genome shotgun sequence contains the following coding sequences:
- the LOC127761276 gene encoding probable protein phosphatase 2C 5 isoform X1: MALLSPRVPRLPLASASASASAAGAGLRCCVGVGGGVGRAGSAAWCHATAAGSVAASSSELEAIRWGTAKLQGARDEMEDEVVLRPGSLLDGFSFAAVFDGHAGFSAVEFLRDELYKECAAALDGGAVLSTKNLDAITDSIQRAFATVDANLSTWLEQMDKEDESGATATAMFLRNDVLVVSHIGDSCLQVVSRGGRPQAVTNFHRPYGNKKASLEEVKRIRAAGGWIVDGRICGEISVSRAFGDIRFKTRKNEMLVKGVKEGRWTEKFISRINFKGDLIVSSPDVSLVELGPDVEFVLLATDGLWDYIKSSEAVALVRDQLRQHGDVQAACEALGQIALDRRSQDNISIVIADLGRTNWKELPAQRPNLFLELTQAVATVGAVSLGIYISSLLALQ; this comes from the exons ATGGCGCTGCTGAGCCCGCGTGTGCCGCGGCTgccgctcgcctccgcctccgcctccgcctccgccgctggaGCGGGGCTCCGGTgctgcgtcggcgtcggcggcggcgtcggcagggccgggtcggcggcgtggtgccacgcgacggcggccggcagcgtggcggcgtcgtcgtcggagctGGAGGCCATCCGGTGGGGGACCGCCAAGCTGCAGGGCGCGCGCGACGAGATGGAGGACGAGGTCGTCCTCCGCCCCGGCTCCCTCCTCgacggcttctccttcgccgccgtcttcgACGGCCACGCCGGATTCTCCGCCGTCGAGTTCCTCAG GGACGAGCTGTACAAGGAATGCGCGGCGGCgttggacggcggcgcggtgctgaGCACCAAGAACCTCGACGCCATCACCGACTCGATCCAGCGCGCCTTCGCCACCGTCGACGCCAACCTCTCCACCTG GCTCGAGCAGATGGACAAGGAAGACGAGTCCGGCGCGACGGCCACGGCCATGTTCCTCAGGAACGATGTCCTTGTTGTCTCGCACATTGGCGACTCCTGCTTG CAGGTCGTATCACGCGGTGGGAGGCCTCAAGCTGTGACCAACTTCCACCGGCCGTACGGGAACAAGAAAGCGTCTCTTGAAGAGGTGAAGCGGATCAGAGCAGCAGGTGGATGG ATTGTTGATGGACGCATATGTGGAGAAATTTCCGTGTCTCGTGCTTTTGGAGACATTAGATTTAAGACACGGAAGAATGA GATGCTGGTAAAAGGAGTTAAAGAAGGGAGATGGACTGAAAAGTTTATCTCACG AATAAATTTTAAAGGAGATTTAATAGTCTCTTCACCTGACGTATCCCTGGTCGAACTTGGACCGGATGTGGAATTTGTTTTGCTAGCAACAGATGGTCTTTGGGATTACATTAAAAG CTCTGAAGCAGTAGCATTAGTTAGGGATCAACTACGACAACATGGGGATGTCCAG GCTGCCTGTGAGGCACTTGGTCAGATAGCTCTG GATCGTCGGTCGCAAGACAACATTAGTATAGTCATAGCTGACTTGGG GAGGACAAACTGGAAGGAGCTGCCTGCTCAAAGGCCAAATTTATTCTTGGAGTTAACTCAAGCAGTTGCAACAGTTGGGGCCGTCTCATTAGGGATTTATATTTCATCGCTCCTTGCGTTGCAGTAG
- the LOC127761276 gene encoding probable protein phosphatase 2C 5 isoform X2, which translates to MALLSPRVPRLPLASASASASAAGAGLRCCVGVGGGVGRAGSAAWCHATAAGSVAASSSELEAIRWGTAKLQGARDEMEDEVVLRPGSLLDGFSFAAVFDGHAGFSAVEFLRDELYKECAAALDGGAVLSTKNLDAITDSIQRAFATVDANLSTWLEQMDKEDESGATATAMFLRNDVLVVSHIGDSCLVVSRGGRPQAVTNFHRPYGNKKASLEEVKRIRAAGGWIVDGRICGEISVSRAFGDIRFKTRKNEMLVKGVKEGRWTEKFISRINFKGDLIVSSPDVSLVELGPDVEFVLLATDGLWDYIKSSEAVALVRDQLRQHGDVQAACEALGQIALDRRSQDNISIVIADLGRTNWKELPAQRPNLFLELTQAVATVGAVSLGIYISSLLALQ; encoded by the exons ATGGCGCTGCTGAGCCCGCGTGTGCCGCGGCTgccgctcgcctccgcctccgcctccgcctccgccgctggaGCGGGGCTCCGGTgctgcgtcggcgtcggcggcggcgtcggcagggccgggtcggcggcgtggtgccacgcgacggcggccggcagcgtggcggcgtcgtcgtcggagctGGAGGCCATCCGGTGGGGGACCGCCAAGCTGCAGGGCGCGCGCGACGAGATGGAGGACGAGGTCGTCCTCCGCCCCGGCTCCCTCCTCgacggcttctccttcgccgccgtcttcgACGGCCACGCCGGATTCTCCGCCGTCGAGTTCCTCAG GGACGAGCTGTACAAGGAATGCGCGGCGGCgttggacggcggcgcggtgctgaGCACCAAGAACCTCGACGCCATCACCGACTCGATCCAGCGCGCCTTCGCCACCGTCGACGCCAACCTCTCCACCTG GCTCGAGCAGATGGACAAGGAAGACGAGTCCGGCGCGACGGCCACGGCCATGTTCCTCAGGAACGATGTCCTTGTTGTCTCGCACATTGGCGACTCCTGCTTG GTCGTATCACGCGGTGGGAGGCCTCAAGCTGTGACCAACTTCCACCGGCCGTACGGGAACAAGAAAGCGTCTCTTGAAGAGGTGAAGCGGATCAGAGCAGCAGGTGGATGG ATTGTTGATGGACGCATATGTGGAGAAATTTCCGTGTCTCGTGCTTTTGGAGACATTAGATTTAAGACACGGAAGAATGA GATGCTGGTAAAAGGAGTTAAAGAAGGGAGATGGACTGAAAAGTTTATCTCACG AATAAATTTTAAAGGAGATTTAATAGTCTCTTCACCTGACGTATCCCTGGTCGAACTTGGACCGGATGTGGAATTTGTTTTGCTAGCAACAGATGGTCTTTGGGATTACATTAAAAG CTCTGAAGCAGTAGCATTAGTTAGGGATCAACTACGACAACATGGGGATGTCCAG GCTGCCTGTGAGGCACTTGGTCAGATAGCTCTG GATCGTCGGTCGCAAGACAACATTAGTATAGTCATAGCTGACTTGGG GAGGACAAACTGGAAGGAGCTGCCTGCTCAAAGGCCAAATTTATTCTTGGAGTTAACTCAAGCAGTTGCAACAGTTGGGGCCGTCTCATTAGGGATTTATATTTCATCGCTCCTTGCGTTGCAGTAG